One stretch of Candidatus Eisenbacteria bacterium DNA includes these proteins:
- a CDS encoding right-handed parallel beta-helix repeat-containing protein codes for MVVFVVLFLLLFAGVPRGGAFVLDVAPDGSGSYPDLEHALAAAGPGDSIRLADGVFAGAGNRNLILGGEITLFSASGDAERCAIDVEGNGRAFLIYTFPGSRICIEGITMRGGDPGDLPEDLLPGYGGALAVKRLAPGGLFSVERCVLEGNEAEAGGGAFLWGGEGVFRGCTFRNNLATDGGGAYCFLCDAGSGARFEECVFYGNDYPLEAVGGYGAGVFFSRSVGRVESCTFAQNRAWYGAGILASDEADIEVEASLLAFGARGNGLAVFGADVAITRCDIFGNAGGDWVGPIAGLLGVDCNFSEDPLFCAMGENDFSLRSDSPCLPENNDGCGRVGALPLGCEAPVGISAGEAAFQGGPRFWRCGPDPFLRETELAFLAPAPAEVRLTIHDVCGRLVAVLLDERVRAGEHSVSWDGVEDSGESAPSGVYFARLTIGGDVVARTIKRIR; via the coding sequence ATGGTCGTCTTCGTCGTCCTCTTTCTTCTCCTCTTCGCAGGGGTTCCTCGGGGGGGCGCTTTCGTTCTCGATGTCGCTCCGGACGGCTCGGGCTCGTACCCGGATCTCGAGCACGCGCTCGCCGCGGCCGGGCCCGGCGACAGCATCCGCCTCGCGGACGGCGTGTTCGCGGGAGCCGGCAACCGGAACCTGATCCTCGGAGGCGAGATCACCCTCTTCTCGGCGAGCGGCGATGCGGAGAGGTGCGCGATCGACGTCGAGGGGAACGGCCGCGCCTTTCTCATCTATACCTTTCCTGGTTCAAGGATCTGCATCGAGGGGATCACGATGCGCGGCGGCGATCCCGGCGACCTGCCGGAGGATCTCCTCCCGGGCTACGGCGGGGCGCTCGCGGTGAAGCGCCTCGCGCCCGGCGGCCTCTTCTCCGTGGAGAGGTGCGTGCTGGAAGGGAACGAGGCCGAGGCGGGAGGAGGGGCTTTCCTCTGGGGGGGCGAGGGGGTCTTTCGAGGCTGCACGTTCCGGAACAACCTCGCGACCGATGGGGGAGGGGCCTACTGCTTCCTGTGTGACGCGGGAAGCGGCGCGCGCTTCGAGGAGTGCGTCTTCTACGGAAACGACTACCCGTTGGAGGCGGTGGGGGGCTACGGGGCAGGGGTGTTCTTCAGCCGCTCGGTCGGACGGGTCGAGAGCTGCACCTTCGCGCAGAACCGCGCATGGTACGGGGCTGGGATCCTGGCTTCCGACGAGGCGGACATCGAGGTCGAGGCGTCGCTCCTGGCGTTCGGCGCGCGCGGGAACGGGCTCGCGGTCTTCGGCGCGGATGTCGCGATCACGCGGTGCGACATCTTCGGCAACGCGGGGGGCGACTGGGTGGGGCCGATCGCGGGCCTCCTCGGCGTCGACTGCAATTTTTCCGAAGATCCTCTCTTCTGCGCGATGGGCGAGAACGACTTCTCGCTCCGCTCCGACTCTCCTTGCCTCCCGGAGAACAACGACGGCTGCGGGCGGGTGGGGGCCCTGCCGCTCGGCTGCGAGGCGCCGGTCGGAATTTCGGCGGGGGAGGCCGCGTTTCAGGGAGGTCCGCGGTTCTGGAGGTGCGGTCCCGATCCCTTCCTCCGGGAAACGGAGCTGGCGTTCCTGGCGCCCGCGCCCGCAGAGGTGCGGCTCACGATCCACGACGTCTGCGGGCGGCTCGTCGCCGTGCTCCTCGACGAGAGGGTTCGCGCCGGCGAGCACTCGGTCTCGTGGGATGGGGTCGAAGACTCGGGGGAGAGCGCTCCCTCCGGGGTCTACTTCGCGCGGCTCACGATCGGCGGGGATGTCGTCGCCCGCACCATCAAGAGGATCCGCTGA
- a CDS encoding biotin transporter BioY: MHDPKTLALRGAVLSRKEALLHRAALAIGASLLVAASAQIAFRVPFSPVPVTAQTLAVLLVGALLGSRLGTAAILLYLMEGAAGLPFFAQGAGGVAFLAGPTGGYLFAFVPAAFLVGALAERGWDRRPLAAAAAMALGSAVILLGGASFLARLIGPERAIDAGILPFLPGDLLKTALAALAVSAARRGSARARK; encoded by the coding sequence ATGCACGACCCAAAGACGCTCGCCCTCCGCGGGGCGGTTCTCTCACGGAAAGAAGCGCTCCTCCACCGAGCGGCTCTCGCGATCGGGGCTTCCCTCCTCGTGGCGGCCTCGGCGCAGATCGCCTTCCGCGTCCCCTTTAGCCCGGTCCCCGTGACCGCGCAGACGCTCGCCGTCCTCCTCGTCGGGGCCCTTCTCGGGAGCCGGCTCGGGACGGCCGCGATCCTTCTCTATTTGATGGAAGGAGCGGCGGGACTCCCCTTCTTCGCGCAAGGCGCGGGAGGCGTCGCCTTTCTCGCCGGTCCGACCGGCGGTTACCTCTTCGCGTTCGTGCCCGCGGCGTTCCTGGTCGGTGCGCTCGCCGAGCGGGGTTGGGACCGGCGGCCCCTCGCCGCCGCGGCTGCGATGGCGCTCGGGAGCGCCGTGATCCTCCTCGGAGGGGCGTCGTTCCTCGCGCGCCTCATCGGACCTGAGAGAGCGATCGACGCGGGGATCCTCCCGTTCCTTCCGGGAGATCTCTTGAAGACCGCCCTCGCGGCTCTCGCGGTTTCCGCCGCCCGGCGCGGGTCCGCGCGCGCGAGGAAGTAG
- a CDS encoding sulfotransferase has product MASFVRKIVDDLKYGKPIVIVSGLPRSGTSLAMKMLDAGGMPQVVDGIRTADEDNPKGYFEDERVKDLHKMTDKTWVRDARGKALKVISFLLKDLPDTNRYKVVFMRRHLDEVLASQNKMLDHRGEKNETPDDQMKKIYEEHLKQVYALLEKQPHFEVLYVDYTGILEDPRGQATRIRDFLGVPFDVEKMAAVADKALYRNRAARTNG; this is encoded by the coding sequence ATGGCCTCGTTCGTGCGGAAGATCGTGGACGACCTCAAGTACGGAAAGCCGATCGTGATCGTGTCGGGGCTCCCGCGCTCCGGCACGTCGCTTGCGATGAAGATGCTCGATGCAGGCGGCATGCCCCAGGTCGTGGACGGCATCCGCACCGCGGACGAAGACAACCCGAAGGGGTACTTCGAGGACGAGCGCGTGAAGGATCTGCACAAGATGACCGACAAGACCTGGGTGCGGGACGCGCGCGGGAAGGCCCTCAAGGTGATTTCTTTTCTCCTCAAGGATCTTCCCGACACGAACCGCTACAAAGTCGTCTTCATGCGGCGCCATCTGGACGAGGTCCTCGCCTCGCAGAACAAGATGCTCGATCACCGGGGCGAGAAGAACGAAACCCCCGACGACCAGATGAAGAAGATCTACGAGGAGCATCTCAAGCAAGTCTACGCGCTCCTCGAGAAGCAGCCGCATTTCGAGGTTCTCTACGTCGACTACACCGGCATCCTCGAGGATCCGCGGGGCCAGGCGACCCGGATCCGCGATTTCCTCGGCGTCCCGTTCGACGTGGAGAAGATGGCGGCGGTCGCGGACAAGGCCCTCTATCGAAACCGCGCCGCCCGAACCAACGGGTAG
- a CDS encoding DUF502 domain-containing protein: MGSFLRKLRSLFLAGILVIVPVIATVLALRLLFHSVDNVLGPWIGRVLHRQIPGLGLAATILLIFLVGLLATNFLGRWLIAVGERVFGSVPLVRSIYSAAREIVHALATPREKQPFKEVVLVEYPRRGAYAYAFVTAYTTLRTAGGEERVAHVMVPSTPIPTTGWILIVPVRDLIYLDLGVDAAIRALFSAGAVAPPEIRAKTPPA; the protein is encoded by the coding sequence ATGGGTTCTTTTCTTCGTAAGCTTCGCTCGCTCTTCCTGGCCGGGATCCTCGTCATCGTCCCGGTCATCGCCACGGTTCTCGCGCTCCGTCTCCTCTTTCATTCGGTGGACAACGTGCTCGGGCCGTGGATCGGCCGCGTCCTCCACAGGCAGATCCCCGGGCTCGGTCTCGCCGCGACGATCCTTCTCATCTTCCTAGTGGGGCTTCTCGCGACGAACTTCCTCGGGCGATGGCTAATCGCGGTGGGCGAGAGGGTCTTCGGGAGCGTTCCGCTCGTCCGGAGCATCTATAGCGCGGCGCGGGAGATCGTCCACGCGCTCGCGACGCCGCGGGAGAAGCAGCCGTTCAAGGAGGTCGTGCTCGTCGAGTACCCGCGGAGGGGCGCGTACGCGTACGCGTTCGTCACCGCCTACACGACGCTCCGCACGGCGGGAGGGGAGGAGAGGGTCGCGCACGTGATGGTCCCCTCCACGCCGATCCCGACGACCGGGTGGATCCTGATCGTTCCGGTGAGGGACCTCATCTACCTCGATCTCGGCGTCGACGCGGCCATCCGCGCGCTCTTCTCCGCCGGCGCCGTCGCGCCGCCGGAGATCCGCGCGAAGACCCCGCCCGCCTGA
- a CDS encoding T9SS type A sorting domain-containing protein, with the protein MVFLFMAQARGPLLAALALLALFAPALAAIDPAGGFGGGPIAGTVTITVIDEMTGNPVPGAYCQVGPSPGLPFAGNGARTNASGVAVFSHPALAGAQTVTAGKEGYACFTVFGIDAREMVLPIREQGAAIERPIYQGDISGFNIVWNDGIVDLALVWRTFFVRELVSFASDLLGGDFERFAPTVGENFPLVGLQPVPGSVYMPWQIELGLIPLSRKPYFIYVEDQTVTDIGAVYAKMPLMTLLDELGSDRPDLLALLAAFDVQKYAIEQGIFVNGSGTKNLSLTIGEGASLRIRVENTAPDMDVLCVAIADLDRLSGYGRLMPCGFAGTPGGTPAVLGLSTLGSGAPGNPNYLAGALQTDTLEGLASTAVFDRRGLVAGDTAQATGYLEVPTPLLAGDRFTWTSVANAPAGLFPTVHRAALTLVTTVPDTAEWAEEGDTLDIPTPLWTFLLGAGDTSFALPCLGTELPSPIIDPAATPDLDRLDWSVTGIRLGLAPGFDYDEWNLVDLGLSGTHLASNTEKFVAPPESPLVSVAEEGGRRGANALGFPNPNPFRSRTTIRFDHASAGERARLDVFDLAGRRVRTLFDGTGGGEQQAMWDGTDDRGRDLPPGLYLLRLRTEEGAHTRKVLKTR; encoded by the coding sequence ATGGTCTTCTTGTTCATGGCTCAAGCGAGAGGCCCTCTTCTCGCGGCGCTCGCTCTTCTCGCCCTCTTCGCACCCGCCCTCGCCGCGATCGACCCGGCGGGAGGCTTCGGAGGGGGGCCGATCGCGGGAACCGTGACGATCACCGTGATCGACGAGATGACCGGAAACCCGGTTCCCGGCGCCTACTGCCAGGTTGGGCCGAGCCCGGGCCTCCCCTTCGCGGGGAACGGAGCCCGCACGAACGCCTCGGGGGTCGCCGTCTTCTCCCATCCCGCCCTCGCCGGAGCGCAGACGGTCACCGCCGGCAAGGAAGGCTACGCCTGCTTCACGGTCTTCGGGATCGACGCCCGGGAGATGGTCCTCCCGATCCGCGAACAGGGGGCCGCGATCGAGCGCCCGATCTACCAGGGAGACATTTCAGGGTTCAACATCGTCTGGAACGACGGGATCGTCGATCTCGCCCTCGTTTGGAGGACCTTCTTCGTTCGCGAGCTCGTCTCGTTCGCCTCCGACCTTCTCGGAGGGGACTTCGAGCGCTTCGCGCCGACGGTCGGCGAGAACTTCCCGCTCGTCGGGCTGCAGCCGGTCCCAGGCTCCGTCTACATGCCCTGGCAAATCGAGCTCGGCCTCATCCCCTTGAGCCGTAAACCTTACTTCATCTATGTAGAGGACCAGACGGTCACGGACATCGGCGCGGTCTACGCGAAGATGCCGCTCATGACCCTCCTCGACGAGCTCGGGTCGGACCGGCCGGACCTTCTCGCGCTCCTCGCCGCGTTCGATGTCCAGAAGTACGCAATCGAGCAGGGGATATTCGTAAACGGTTCGGGAACGAAGAACCTCAGCCTCACGATCGGCGAGGGGGCGTCGCTCCGGATCCGCGTGGAGAACACCGCCCCGGACATGGACGTTCTCTGCGTGGCGATCGCCGACCTCGACCGGCTCTCGGGATATGGACGCCTCATGCCGTGCGGGTTCGCGGGAACGCCGGGCGGGACGCCCGCGGTGCTCGGTCTCTCGACCCTCGGATCGGGCGCGCCGGGGAACCCGAACTACCTCGCCGGGGCGCTTCAGACCGATACGCTCGAGGGGCTCGCGAGCACGGCGGTCTTCGATCGTCGGGGGCTCGTCGCGGGGGACACTGCCCAGGCGACCGGATATCTCGAGGTCCCGACGCCGCTCCTCGCCGGGGATCGGTTCACGTGGACCTCCGTCGCGAACGCGCCGGCCGGGCTCTTCCCGACCGTGCACCGCGCCGCCCTCACGCTCGTCACGACCGTTCCGGACACGGCGGAGTGGGCCGAAGAGGGGGACACGCTCGACATCCCGACCCCGCTCTGGACGTTCCTCCTCGGCGCGGGGGACACGTCGTTCGCGCTCCCCTGTCTCGGGACCGAGCTTCCCTCCCCCATCATCGATCCGGCCGCGACCCCGGATCTGGACCGCTTGGATTGGAGCGTGACCGGGATCCGCCTCGGCCTCGCCCCCGGCTTCGATTACGACGAATGGAACCTCGTCGATCTCGGGCTCTCCGGCACGCACCTCGCCTCGAACACGGAGAAGTTCGTCGCCCCTCCGGAATCGCCGCTCGTCTCGGTCGCCGAGGAGGGGGGACGGCGGGGCGCGAACGCGCTCGGGTTTCCGAACCCGAACCCCTTCCGATCGCGGACGACGATCCGCTTCGATCACGCCTCCGCGGGGGAGCGCGCGCGCCTCGATGTCTTCGATCTCGCGGGGAGAAGAGTGCGCACGCTCTTCGATGGAACCGGCGGCGGCGAGCAACAGGCGATGTGGGACGGAACCGATGACCGCGGACGCGACCTCCCGCCGGGCCTCTACCTCCTCAGGCTCCGGACGGAGGAGGGAGCCCACACGAGGAAGGTGCTGAAGACGCGTTAG